The Chthoniobacterales bacterium genome contains a region encoding:
- the holA gene encoding DNA polymerase III subunit delta produces MPAAKSSSIYAVVGSDEAKIKLAARALAEKLSPPDAGEFGLEIVDGCVEGAEAARAKILEAVQALLTLPFFGGGKLVWLKNATFFADSVTGRAEAVLEAVESFSELLKKGLPPDVVLLISALDIDKRRSFYKSLGKLGEVQVFDKIETGRGNWEEQVEALVMTEARRLGLRMERDALELFVQLVGADTGQMGNELEKLDLFFGTTEPKLVTADLVRSLVARTKEGVVFDLGNAIARRDLRSALRLVDLLLRQGESAVGILLVAVIPTVRNLLVVKDLMVRHKLRPPEQPFFFGKTLERLSAEDTRHLPRKKDGTVNGYSLGIAAQSAGKYSLAELKSALTACLEANQLCVTTQLDASLVLSQVIVRVCAPAAGK; encoded by the coding sequence ATGCCTGCGGCCAAGTCTTCTTCTATTTATGCTGTCGTCGGGAGTGATGAGGCGAAGATCAAGCTGGCGGCTCGGGCGCTGGCGGAGAAGCTCTCGCCGCCGGATGCGGGGGAGTTTGGCCTGGAGATTGTGGATGGGTGTGTGGAGGGAGCGGAGGCGGCGCGCGCGAAGATACTGGAGGCGGTGCAGGCGCTGTTGACGCTGCCGTTTTTTGGCGGCGGGAAGCTGGTCTGGCTGAAGAATGCGACGTTTTTTGCGGATTCGGTGACGGGCCGGGCGGAGGCGGTGCTGGAGGCGGTGGAGTCGTTTTCGGAGTTGCTGAAGAAGGGCTTGCCGCCGGATGTGGTGCTCTTAATTAGTGCGCTGGACATCGACAAGCGGCGTTCGTTTTACAAGTCGCTCGGGAAGCTGGGTGAGGTGCAGGTGTTTGATAAGATTGAGACCGGACGTGGCAACTGGGAGGAGCAGGTGGAGGCGCTGGTGATGACGGAGGCGCGGCGGCTGGGGCTGCGGATGGAGCGGGATGCGCTGGAGTTGTTTGTGCAACTCGTGGGCGCGGACACGGGGCAGATGGGGAATGAGCTGGAGAAGCTGGATTTGTTTTTCGGGACTACGGAACCGAAGCTGGTGACGGCGGATTTGGTGCGAAGTCTAGTGGCGCGCACGAAGGAGGGGGTGGTCTTTGATTTGGGCAATGCCATTGCGCGGCGCGACTTGCGGAGTGCGCTGCGGCTGGTGGATCTGTTGTTGCGCCAGGGGGAGTCGGCGGTGGGGATCTTGCTGGTGGCGGTGATTCCAACGGTGCGGAATCTGTTGGTAGTGAAGGATCTGATGGTGCGGCACAAGTTGCGTCCACCGGAGCAGCCGTTCTTTTTTGGCAAGACGCTGGAGCGGTTGTCGGCGGAGGATACGCGTCATCTGCCGAGGAAGAAGGATGGGACGGTGAATGGGTATTCGCTGGGGATTGCGGCGCAGTCGGCGGGAAAATATTCGCTAGCGGAGTTGAAGTCGGCTCTGACGGCGTGTCTGGAGGCGAATCAGCTCTGTGTGACGACGCAACTGGATGCGTCGCTGGTATTGAGTCAGGTAATTGTGCGGGTTTGCGCGCCGGCGGCGGGGAAATAG